A single region of the Sphaeramia orbicularis chromosome 6, fSphaOr1.1, whole genome shotgun sequence genome encodes:
- the LOC115420976 gene encoding troponin I, fast skeletal muscle-like, which produces MFYAVDRKKMTSSRRHHLKSLMLSIAANWIEQEKKDLKAAKEAYMAEKCPAPNLSGDQNALMETCKKLHALIDQVDEERYDIEAKVAKADKEIDDLKLKVVDLAGVKKPALKKVRMSADAMLKALLGTKHTVNLDLRANLKQVKKEVKEEPEQVGDWRKNIEDKADRKKMFESA; this is translated from the exons ATGTTTTATGCTGTGGACAGGAAAAAGATGACTTCAAGCCGCAGGCATCATCTAAAG AGTTTGATGCTGTCGATTGCGGCAAACTGGATTGAACAGGAGAAGAAAGATCTCAAAGCTGCCAAAGAGGCCTACATGGCTGAGAAATGCCCCGCCCCCAACCTGAGTGGCGACCAGAATGCCCTCATG GAAACCTGCAAAAAGCTGCACGCCCTCATTGACCAAGTAGATGAGGAGAGGTACGACATCGAAGCCAAAGTGGCAAAGGCCGACAAAGAG ATCGATGACCTCAAGCTGAAGGTGGTCGACTTGGCTGGAGTGAAGAAGCCTGCTCTGAAGAAAGTACGTATGTCCGCTGATGCTATGCTGAAAGCTCTGCTGGGCACCAAACATACAGTCAACTTGGATCTGAGGGCCAACCTGAAGCAGGTCAAGAAGGAGGTGAAAGAGGAG CCAGAACAAGTCGGTGACTGGCGTAAGAACATCGAGGACAAGGCTGACAGGAAGAAGATGTTTGAGTCTGCCTAA